A single region of the Silene latifolia isolate original U9 population chromosome 8, ASM4854445v1, whole genome shotgun sequence genome encodes:
- the LOC141596363 gene encoding heat shock 70 kDa protein 18-like isoform X1: MAEKGEKHWSAIGIDLGTTYSCVGVWQPEQNRVEIIINDLGNRTTPSWVAFNQHERLIGEAAKNQASANASNTIFDAKRLIGKKFNDTTVQNDMKLWPFKVIATPDSYDDKKPLIEVSYKGEEKQFSPEEISSMILFKMKEIAEAYIGSAVKHAVVTVPAYFNNAQRQATKDAATIAGLDVLRIINEPTAAAIAYGLDKKVQSGDCLSKIVLVFDLGGGTFDVSLVSIGKDAFEVKAVSGDTHLGGRDFDNRLVDHFAAEFQRKHNKDVTGNPKAMSRLRVACEKAKKLLSSTVETVVDIDCLCDGIDFCSTISRARFEKMNKDLFSDCILAVQKCLSDAKMEISDVHDVVLVGGSTRIPKVQKLLQVFFQGKELCKSINPDEAIAYGAAFHAAILAGKSLSLSSVIVDVTPLSLGVGLHCGDFRIIVPRNTTLPTKNVVGGFTTTYDNQPSVDITIYEGEETIAKKNNLLGRFRLYSLPRAPKRVPKIDVCFDIDDDGILTVSAQLHGSRNKEQITITDHSGRLSRNEIDKMMSDAKKYKDEEQERKKTAKAKNRLEDYVLETKERLRRYEMKIGRKEKRKLGDVIEQTIQWLDWNHLFLDATKIVDKLKEVESICEPIFENMHQPNAADPEDGNNSSDIEILVLD; encoded by the exons ATGGCAGAGAAAGGGGAAAAACATTGGTCGGCAATAGGAATAGATCTCGGGACGACATACTCATGTGTAGGCGTATGGCAACCGGAGCAAAATCGAGTCGAGATTATCATCAACGACTTAGGTAACCGTACGACGCCGTCTTGGGTTGCATTCAACCAACACGAGCGGCTTATTGGTGAAGCCGCCAAAAACCAAGCCTCGGCAAATGCCTCCAATACTATCTTTG ATGCAAAGAGGCTTATAGGCAAGAAATTCAATGACACAACTGTACAGAATGACATGAAGCTCTGGCCATTTAAAGTGATCGCTACTCCTGATTCCTACGACGACAAGAAGCCTTTAATTGAGGTCAGTTACAAAGGTGAAGAAAAGCAATTCTCCCCTGAGGAAATTTCCTCAATGATACTTTTCAAGATGAAAGAGATAGCAGAGGCGTATATTGGTTCTGCAGTGAAACACGCAGTTGTCACTGTCCCTGCCTACTTCAACAATGCTCAGCGTCAAGCCACTAAAGATGCTGCCACTATTGCAGGGCTTGATGTCCTGCGTATCATTAATGAGCCCACTGCAGCGGCCATAGCTTATGGTCTCGACAAGAAGGTTCAATCTGGTGATTGTCTCTCAAAAATCGTGTTGGTTTTTGATCTAGGTGGTGGGACATTTGATGTATCTTTGGTTTCCATTGGAAAGGATGCTTTCGAAGTGAAAGCTGTTAGTGGAGACACCCATCTCGGTGGGCGAGATTTCGACAACAGGTTGGTGGATCACTTTGCAGCTGAATTTCAGAGGAAACATAATAAAGACGTGACTGGGAATCCTAAAGCTATGAGTAGGTTGAGAGTTGCTTGTGAGAAGGCTAAGAAACTCCTTTCTTCAACTGTCGAAACAGTTGTTGATATCGATTGCCTTTGTGATGGAATTGATTTCTGTTCCACTATAAGTCGTGCTCGTTTTGAAAAGATGAACAAGGACTTGTTTTCAGATTGTATCTTAGCTGTCCAGAAGTGTTTAAGTGATGCTAAGATGGAAATAAGTGATGTCCATGACGTTGTTCTCGTGGGTGGGTCAACCCGGATACCTAAAGTTCAAAAATTGTTACAAGTGTTTTTTCAGGGAAAGGAACTTTGCAAAAGCATTAACCCGGATGAAGCCATTGCCTATGGTGCTGCTTTTCACGCAGCAATATTGGCCGGCAAAAGTCTCAGCTTAAGTTCCGTGATTGTTGATGTGACTCCGCTATCTCTTGGCGTTGGGCTCCATTGTGGTGATTTTAGAATTATAGTTCCTCGAAACACAACGCTGCCAACTAAAAATGTGGTAGGAGGCTTTACAACTACGTATGACAACCAACCATCTGTTGATATCACGATTTATGAAGGTGAGGAAACAATTGCTAAAAAGAACAATTTATTGGGTAGATTTCGCCTGTACTCCCTTCCCCGAGCTCCAAAAAGAGTACCAAAAATTGATGTCTGCTTCGACATTGATGATGATGGCATCCTCACTGTGTCAGCCCAACTTCATGGGTCGCGCAATAAGGAGCAAATCACTATTACTGATCACAGTGGTCGGTTGTCAAGGAATGAAATCGATAAGATGATGAGCGATGCTAAGAAGTACAAAGACGAAGAACAGGAGCGCAAGAAGACGGCTAAGGCCAAAAATAGGTTGGAAGACTATGTGTTGGAGACGAAGGAGAGATTAAGAAGGTATGAGATGAAGATTGGGAGAAAGGAAAAGAGGAAGCTCGGGGATGTTATCGAGCAGACGATTCAATGGCTAGATTGGAATCATTTGTTCCTCGATGCGACAAAGATTGTGGATAAACTGAAAGAGGTTGAGAGCATCTGTGAGCCTATTTTTGAGAATATGCATCAACCCAATGCTGCTGATCCTGAAGATGGCAACAACAGCTCCGACATCGAGATTTTGGTGCTTGATTAA
- the LOC141596363 gene encoding heat shock cognate 70 kDa protein 2-like isoform X2 has translation MPPILSLAATITELFTDAKRLIGKKFNDTTVQNDMKLWPFKVIATPDSYDDKKPLIEVSYKGEEKQFSPEEISSMILFKMKEIAEAYIGSAVKHAVVTVPAYFNNAQRQATKDAATIAGLDVLRIINEPTAAAIAYGLDKKVQSGDCLSKIVLVFDLGGGTFDVSLVSIGKDAFEVKAVSGDTHLGGRDFDNRLVDHFAAEFQRKHNKDVTGNPKAMSRLRVACEKAKKLLSSTVETVVDIDCLCDGIDFCSTISRARFEKMNKDLFSDCILAVQKCLSDAKMEISDVHDVVLVGGSTRIPKVQKLLQVFFQGKELCKSINPDEAIAYGAAFHAAILAGKSLSLSSVIVDVTPLSLGVGLHCGDFRIIVPRNTTLPTKNVVGGFTTTYDNQPSVDITIYEGEETIAKKNNLLGRFRLYSLPRAPKRVPKIDVCFDIDDDGILTVSAQLHGSRNKEQITITDHSGRLSRNEIDKMMSDAKKYKDEEQERKKTAKAKNRLEDYVLETKERLRRYEMKIGRKEKRKLGDVIEQTIQWLDWNHLFLDATKIVDKLKEVESICEPIFENMHQPNAADPEDGNNSSDIEILVLD, from the exons ATGCCTCCAATACTATCTTTG GCAGCTACAATTACTGAACTATTCACAGATGCAAAGAGGCTTATAGGCAAGAAATTCAATGACACAACTGTACAGAATGACATGAAGCTCTGGCCATTTAAAGTGATCGCTACTCCTGATTCCTACGACGACAAGAAGCCTTTAATTGAGGTCAGTTACAAAGGTGAAGAAAAGCAATTCTCCCCTGAGGAAATTTCCTCAATGATACTTTTCAAGATGAAAGAGATAGCAGAGGCGTATATTGGTTCTGCAGTGAAACACGCAGTTGTCACTGTCCCTGCCTACTTCAACAATGCTCAGCGTCAAGCCACTAAAGATGCTGCCACTATTGCAGGGCTTGATGTCCTGCGTATCATTAATGAGCCCACTGCAGCGGCCATAGCTTATGGTCTCGACAAGAAGGTTCAATCTGGTGATTGTCTCTCAAAAATCGTGTTGGTTTTTGATCTAGGTGGTGGGACATTTGATGTATCTTTGGTTTCCATTGGAAAGGATGCTTTCGAAGTGAAAGCTGTTAGTGGAGACACCCATCTCGGTGGGCGAGATTTCGACAACAGGTTGGTGGATCACTTTGCAGCTGAATTTCAGAGGAAACATAATAAAGACGTGACTGGGAATCCTAAAGCTATGAGTAGGTTGAGAGTTGCTTGTGAGAAGGCTAAGAAACTCCTTTCTTCAACTGTCGAAACAGTTGTTGATATCGATTGCCTTTGTGATGGAATTGATTTCTGTTCCACTATAAGTCGTGCTCGTTTTGAAAAGATGAACAAGGACTTGTTTTCAGATTGTATCTTAGCTGTCCAGAAGTGTTTAAGTGATGCTAAGATGGAAATAAGTGATGTCCATGACGTTGTTCTCGTGGGTGGGTCAACCCGGATACCTAAAGTTCAAAAATTGTTACAAGTGTTTTTTCAGGGAAAGGAACTTTGCAAAAGCATTAACCCGGATGAAGCCATTGCCTATGGTGCTGCTTTTCACGCAGCAATATTGGCCGGCAAAAGTCTCAGCTTAAGTTCCGTGATTGTTGATGTGACTCCGCTATCTCTTGGCGTTGGGCTCCATTGTGGTGATTTTAGAATTATAGTTCCTCGAAACACAACGCTGCCAACTAAAAATGTGGTAGGAGGCTTTACAACTACGTATGACAACCAACCATCTGTTGATATCACGATTTATGAAGGTGAGGAAACAATTGCTAAAAAGAACAATTTATTGGGTAGATTTCGCCTGTACTCCCTTCCCCGAGCTCCAAAAAGAGTACCAAAAATTGATGTCTGCTTCGACATTGATGATGATGGCATCCTCACTGTGTCAGCCCAACTTCATGGGTCGCGCAATAAGGAGCAAATCACTATTACTGATCACAGTGGTCGGTTGTCAAGGAATGAAATCGATAAGATGATGAGCGATGCTAAGAAGTACAAAGACGAAGAACAGGAGCGCAAGAAGACGGCTAAGGCCAAAAATAGGTTGGAAGACTATGTGTTGGAGACGAAGGAGAGATTAAGAAGGTATGAGATGAAGATTGGGAGAAAGGAAAAGAGGAAGCTCGGGGATGTTATCGAGCAGACGATTCAATGGCTAGATTGGAATCATTTGTTCCTCGATGCGACAAAGATTGTGGATAAACTGAAAGAGGTTGAGAGCATCTGTGAGCCTATTTTTGAGAATATGCATCAACCCAATGCTGCTGATCCTGAAGATGGCAACAACAGCTCCGACATCGAGATTTTGGTGCTTGATTAA